In one Rhodothermia bacterium genomic region, the following are encoded:
- a CDS encoding septal ring lytic transglycosylase RlpA family protein, translating to MSLFNIFILQTLLTFLHPAPTALAQSTAKQNPIIEKGRATTYPDSLSGKTTASGIAYNPDAFTIAHRIYPFKTKLVLVNPATKDTLHVVVNDRVGAQSEHDYWLTPSVAERLDITSSSTLNVIAADVYRPLQTDKLVSAPRRKTYEAVGKAAGKAFQTGGASFYGNKFNGRRTASGQRFSNSAFTAAHRTLPFGTMVRVVNPRNGRSVVVRINDRGPFVRGRVIDLSSAAARKLGIGGVGTVHLYRLDRNDVVELEETLDGSPVTEPLHKPDGTFTIQVFNLQDTVLANRALSLAEGFWLESTTVGNSTMSRINYKRFGSEKEAQIALAFLQLKGFDGFVKQLPPEGSR from the coding sequence ATGAGTTTATTCAATATATTTATCCTCCAAACCCTCCTCACCTTCCTCCATCCAGCGCCTACCGCCCTCGCCCAGTCCACCGCAAAACAAAATCCCATAATCGAAAAAGGACGGGCAACCACATATCCAGATTCCCTTTCTGGAAAGACCACTGCAAGTGGCATCGCTTATAACCCAGATGCATTTACAATTGCTCACCGAATTTATCCCTTCAAAACGAAGTTGGTCTTGGTAAATCCAGCAACGAAAGACACGTTGCATGTGGTGGTAAATGATCGCGTTGGCGCACAGTCCGAGCATGATTATTGGCTCACGCCTTCTGTTGCAGAGCGGCTGGACATAACCTCATCGAGCACTTTGAATGTGATTGCAGCGGACGTCTATAGGCCCCTCCAAACGGATAAATTGGTTTCGGCGCCACGTCGCAAAACCTATGAAGCCGTCGGAAAGGCTGCCGGTAAAGCCTTCCAAACAGGTGGTGCCAGTTTTTACGGGAATAAATTCAATGGCAGACGCACCGCGAGTGGGCAACGTTTTAGCAATAGTGCCTTTACAGCAGCCCATCGTACCTTGCCTTTTGGCACCATGGTGCGTGTCGTAAACCCCCGAAATGGCCGCTCGGTTGTTGTACGAATCAATGACCGTGGCCCGTTTGTTCGTGGAAGAGTGATAGACCTCTCCTCAGCAGCAGCCCGCAAATTGGGCATCGGAGGCGTTGGGACGGTACACCTCTACCGCCTTGATAGAAATGACGTGGTGGAACTAGAGGAAACGTTGGACGGTAGCCCTGTCACCGAACCACTACATAAGCCAGATGGTACCTTTACGATTCAAGTCTTTAATCTGCAAGATACCGTCTTGGCCAATCGCGCACTTAGTCTGGCAGAAGGCTTTTGGCTTGAGTCCACAACGGTTGGTAATAGTACGATGAGCCGCATCAATTACAAGCGCTTCGGATCGGAAAAAGAGGCGCAGATTGCACTTGCCTTTTTGCAATTAAAGGGCTTTGATGGCTTTGTGAAACAACTGCCCCCCGAAGGATCCCGCTAA
- the gyrB gene encoding DNA topoisomerase (ATP-hydrolyzing) subunit B codes for MVNEPIAQAGPNDYGASNIQVLEGLEAVRKRPAMYIGDVGFRGLHHLVYEVVDNSIDEALAGHCDTIQVSIHEDNSVSVVDNGRGIPVGMHPTEGRSALEVVMTVLHAGGKFDKNTYKVSGGLHGVGVSCVNALSKKLVATVRRDGKIHRQTFAYGNPISQVEVIGDMEAGERSGTTVHFWPDETIFNVTEYRYDTLADRMRELAYLNRNIRISISDLREEDETLKSETFHFEGGIVAFAKFLDEARTSIIEEPIYIEGEQNGVPVEVAMTYNTGYAENVLSFVNNINTHEGGTHVSGFRRALTRIVKQYAEDNGLLKNVKVTVSGDDFREGLTAVISVKVPEPQFEGQTKTKLGNSDVEGTVSSLVAAKLKEWLDDHPKESRQIVNKVVLAATARTAARKARELIQRKSAFGGGGLPGKLADCASKDPKESELYVVEGDSAGGSAKQGRDRHFQAILPLKGKILNVEKAQIDKILENDEIKNIITALGTGIGVGSEEFDISKLRYHTIVIMTDADVDGSHIRTLLLTLFFRFMRQIIENGNLYIALPPLYKVKRGQQERYAWTETEMKGVVQEFGNGSVVQRYKGLGEMNPEQLWETTMNPENRTMQVVTIDDAAAADRIFSTLMGDAVEPRRKFIERNARYATIDV; via the coding sequence ATGGTAAATGAACCAATTGCTCAAGCAGGGCCTAATGATTATGGCGCATCCAACATTCAGGTATTAGAAGGCTTGGAGGCAGTTCGGAAGCGACCAGCGATGTATATTGGTGATGTCGGGTTCCGTGGACTACATCACTTGGTTTATGAGGTAGTGGACAACTCGATTGATGAAGCCTTGGCTGGCCATTGCGATACCATCCAAGTTTCGATTCATGAAGACAATTCGGTCTCGGTGGTGGATAATGGTCGTGGCATTCCGGTAGGGATGCACCCCACGGAAGGCCGTTCGGCGCTCGAAGTGGTCATGACGGTGCTTCATGCTGGTGGTAAGTTCGATAAGAACACGTATAAAGTATCTGGCGGATTGCATGGTGTGGGCGTTTCGTGCGTAAATGCCCTCTCAAAAAAGTTGGTGGCTACAGTACGTCGCGATGGCAAAATCCATCGTCAAACCTTTGCCTATGGAAATCCTATTTCGCAGGTGGAAGTAATTGGCGACATGGAGGCGGGAGAGCGTTCGGGAACAACCGTCCACTTTTGGCCGGATGAAACCATTTTCAATGTCACCGAATACCGTTATGACACGTTAGCAGATCGGATGAGGGAATTGGCGTACTTAAACCGCAATATCCGTATTTCCATAAGTGACCTACGCGAGGAAGACGAAACCCTAAAATCCGAGACGTTCCATTTTGAAGGCGGAATTGTTGCGTTTGCGAAATTTTTGGACGAGGCGCGGACGAGCATCATCGAAGAACCAATTTACATAGAAGGTGAGCAAAATGGTGTACCAGTAGAGGTGGCGATGACCTATAATACGGGATATGCGGAAAATGTCCTCTCGTTTGTGAATAACATCAATACACACGAAGGTGGGACACACGTTTCCGGCTTTCGTCGCGCCCTCACCCGCATCGTAAAGCAATATGCCGAGGACAATGGTTTACTGAAAAACGTAAAGGTGACTGTTTCGGGGGATGATTTCCGCGAGGGACTTACCGCCGTCATCTCGGTGAAAGTGCCCGAACCGCAATTCGAGGGACAAACCAAGACGAAACTTGGTAACTCGGATGTCGAAGGGACCGTTTCCAGTTTGGTTGCTGCAAAACTAAAAGAATGGCTGGACGACCACCCCAAGGAGTCCCGCCAGATTGTGAACAAGGTGGTTTTGGCAGCTACCGCAAGAACCGCCGCACGCAAAGCCCGCGAGTTAATCCAACGAAAATCGGCATTTGGTGGTGGTGGATTGCCCGGAAAATTGGCCGATTGCGCCTCGAAAGACCCAAAGGAGAGTGAACTCTATGTGGTGGAGGGCGACTCGGCGGGAGGATCGGCAAAACAAGGCCGAGACCGGCACTTCCAAGCCATTTTGCCACTTAAGGGTAAAATCCTGAACGTAGAGAAAGCCCAGATAGATAAAATTCTAGAGAATGATGAGATCAAAAACATCATTACAGCACTCGGAACGGGCATTGGTGTAGGGAGCGAGGAGTTTGACATCAGCAAATTGCGCTATCACACGATTGTAATCATGACCGATGCCGATGTGGACGGTTCGCATATTCGGACGTTGTTGTTGACATTGTTTTTCCGCTTTATGCGACAAATCATCGAAAACGGAAACCTCTACATTGCACTTCCACCACTCTACAAAGTCAAGCGCGGACAGCAAGAACGCTACGCTTGGACGGAAACCGAAATGAAAGGGGTTGTGCAAGAGTTTGGCAATGGATCGGTTGTACAACGGTATAAAGGCTTGGGAGAAATGAACCCCGAACAACTTTGGGAAACGACCATGAATCCCGAAAACAGAACCATGCAAGTGGTGACGATTGATGACGCCGCAGCAGCCGACCGAATTTTCTCCACCTTGATGGGCGATGCCGTAGAGCCACGCCGTAAGTTTATCGAAAGAAATGCACGATATGCAACCATTGATGTTTAA
- a CDS encoding pyridoxal-dependent decarboxylase yields the protein MPIRSLESAFDPDHFRKEGHALVDLLGDYLERVQRKEPAVLPWVSPDVEAAFWKEVQFEDSLSFWQTVLARSIHLHHPRYMGHQTAVVANEAALAALVSAVLNNGMAVYEMGAVSTAQERILIGILAEHLGLGTQSDGFFTSGGTIANLTALLTARAVKAQQDVWEDGTKASFALMVSDEAHYCIDRAVRIMGWGREGIIRVPTNPQMQMDVAALPALYETATASGKKVIAIVGSAGSTSTGAFDPLEVIADFAEQHNLWFHVDGAHGAASAFSETYKPLLAGIHRADSVAMDFHKLLGTSGLVTALVYRTGVHSYQTFAQRADYLLEQTENPEWYNLGRRTLECTKNMMVLRAFALYQTYGTAFFANQVEVLHGLAKRFAQLVRESTDFTLCIPPQTNIVCFRYEPSHVKPEQLAALNREIRQKIVASGTFYLVQTQVKGQFWLRLTLMNPLTSVEDLQALLSEIRQVANEIHL from the coding sequence ATGCCCATACGTTCGCTCGAATCTGCTTTTGATCCAGACCATTTCCGCAAGGAAGGTCATGCCTTGGTTGATCTTCTCGGCGATTATCTGGAGCGCGTTCAGCGTAAAGAACCCGCCGTCCTACCTTGGGTTTCGCCGGATGTGGAGGCCGCTTTCTGGAAAGAAGTGCAATTTGAGGACAGCCTTTCGTTTTGGCAAACCGTATTGGCGCGTTCCATTCACCTCCACCATCCGCGTTATATGGGGCATCAAACCGCCGTTGTAGCCAATGAGGCGGCACTCGCGGCCTTGGTTAGCGCGGTTTTGAACAATGGTATGGCCGTTTATGAAATGGGTGCGGTCTCAACTGCCCAAGAGCGAATTTTAATAGGCATTTTGGCAGAACACCTAGGATTGGGTACACAGTCAGATGGTTTTTTTACGTCTGGTGGAACGATTGCCAACTTGACAGCTCTCTTAACGGCGCGAGCGGTAAAAGCGCAACAGGACGTTTGGGAGGACGGAACAAAGGCATCCTTTGCCCTTATGGTCTCGGACGAAGCACATTATTGCATAGATCGGGCGGTTCGGATCATGGGCTGGGGACGAGAAGGCATCATCCGAGTTCCTACCAATCCCCAGATGCAGATGGATGTTGCAGCATTGCCCGCTTTATACGAAACTGCGACGGCTTCCGGTAAAAAAGTTATTGCTATTGTCGGAAGTGCCGGAAGTACCTCCACGGGCGCTTTTGATCCTTTAGAAGTCATTGCGGACTTTGCCGAACAGCACAATCTTTGGTTCCATGTGGACGGCGCGCACGGGGCGGCAAGCGCCTTTTCCGAAACGTACAAACCCTTATTAGCAGGTATCCATCGTGCAGACTCGGTGGCAATGGATTTTCACAAACTTCTGGGAACGTCGGGGCTGGTAACAGCATTGGTTTACCGAACGGGAGTGCATAGCTACCAAACCTTTGCACAAAGAGCCGATTATCTTTTGGAACAAACCGAGAACCCTGAATGGTATAATTTGGGGCGCAGAACCTTGGAATGTACCAAAAACATGATGGTTCTCCGCGCTTTTGCACTCTATCAAACGTATGGGACGGCCTTTTTTGCGAACCAAGTAGAGGTCTTACACGGATTGGCCAAGCGTTTTGCGCAACTCGTCCGCGAAAGCACAGATTTTACCCTCTGTATCCCACCACAGACCAATATCGTGTGTTTTCGATACGAGCCTTCTCACGTAAAACCCGAACAACTGGCCGCCTTGAATCGGGAAATCCGCCAGAAAATTGTAGCTTCCGGTACGTTTTATTTGGTTCAAACCCAAGTCAAGGGGCAATTTTGGTTACGTCTCACGTTGATGAATCCCCTTACTTCGGTAGAAGACCTACAAGCCCTCTTGTCCGAAATCCGGCAAGTTGCCAACGAAATCCATTTGTAA
- a CDS encoding glycosyltransferase family 2 protein: MKPTVSIVIPAKDEAESLPELADQIRMSCTPIELSFEVWIIDDGSKDDSWEVIKRLQREDARFQGIRFARNYGKSAALSVGFARACGQYVVTMDADLQDDPAEIPELIRMLEGGLDLVSGWKKKRNDPLGKTVPSKLYNYGTRLVSGIPLHDFNCGLKAYRAEVVKMVKVYGELHRYVPLLAKWEGFTRIGEKVVNHRARKYGSTKFGWERGLRGFLDLITLSFLTRFAVRPMHFFGGLGLLAFFIGFMIGAWLSFEKIFWLQPIGDRPLLMLAMLLMLLGAQSFMTGLLGEMLLKPTLEGTEQYQIREEAII; encoded by the coding sequence ATGAAGCCAACTGTCTCCATCGTCATTCCGGCCAAAGACGAAGCCGAATCCCTGCCTGAATTGGCAGACCAAATCAGAATGTCCTGCACACCTATCGAACTTTCGTTTGAGGTCTGGATCATTGATGACGGATCTAAGGACGACTCATGGGAGGTCATTAAGCGCCTTCAGAGAGAGGACGCTCGATTCCAAGGCATACGGTTTGCTCGGAACTACGGGAAAAGTGCTGCTCTCTCGGTTGGGTTTGCGCGTGCATGCGGCCAATACGTGGTAACAATGGATGCCGATTTGCAAGACGATCCCGCCGAGATTCCAGAATTAATCCGGATGTTGGAAGGTGGTTTGGACTTGGTGAGCGGTTGGAAGAAAAAGCGAAACGATCCCCTTGGCAAAACAGTGCCGAGCAAACTCTACAATTATGGTACACGCCTTGTCTCCGGCATCCCGCTCCACGACTTTAACTGCGGCCTCAAAGCATATCGGGCTGAAGTGGTGAAAATGGTTAAGGTCTATGGCGAACTGCACCGATATGTGCCACTACTGGCAAAATGGGAAGGCTTTACCCGAATCGGCGAAAAGGTAGTGAACCATCGTGCAAGGAAATATGGCAGTACAAAATTTGGTTGGGAACGCGGTTTGCGAGGCTTTTTAGATCTTATCACCCTTTCTTTTCTTACAAGGTTTGCCGTGCGGCCTATGCACTTTTTTGGCGGATTGGGCCTGTTGGCCTTCTTCATTGGCTTTATGATTGGGGCATGGCTCAGTTTCGAGAAAATCTTCTGGCTACAACCCATCGGAGATCGTCCGTTGCTCATGTTGGCCATGCTGCTGATGCTGCTTGGAGCACAATCCTTTATGACGGGTCTATTGGGTGAAATGCTCCTCAAACCTACATTAGAAGGAACCGAGCAATATCAAATACGCGAAGAGGCCATAATATAG
- a CDS encoding FtsW/RodA/SpoVE family cell cycle protein, with amino-acid sequence MATFTERTVTNAKMPFRHELRNQEAQWLAFATLVIIFGFAALFFTKTSSFDEIKNHVAAKKILNLNALNNPTDLRDVMRSLYPDTKDQIFVANAIFQQAQKGDIPNVGTLNKLKVPAKDVEQKGGQSLVSRLENSWRQIGLSAKLVSQERRNPKSFPSAVHHREGPFAISGLVRDEAGNPMSGTLVTLDSETRRDTVRTSNDGRFSFEGLGANRDYYVLAMKPDVEFRRVRHLTLRGNEEADFTAKPHTIRLIEGPVFSRLKPQVVVRVPSDFIQSLFLFGGIFITLFWLVHLLWRFKEFNGDPYILPVLMILTGLGLMMMFAIPDPLRDLLRGWDTVWAIGGGLVLLTILSLTDVQHWGYDFSETGNRSFWWLGAAALMSLLLLTIGFGPEGSTAKVNLKLFLFFGPEIQPVEVIKLFLLIFFAGYLARKWQFIRQLDAHLPKWVEWAGIRLPNLRAMLPILFGVAFALAFFYLQKDLGPALVICTTFLVLYAFTRHHWAALGLGLVLLVAGFWVMYQLNPTVGSRIEMWLSPWDNEADGGDHLAYSFWSLASGGWLGQGLGDGSPADTPAAHTDMILSAIGEEVGFFGLVAVFLLYAVYFHRGLVIALRTDARFSLFLALGIVASTMIQLVLIAGGAFGLLPLTGVVSPFLSYGKVAVVMHLVFAGLLMSLSNQNPSAQFLEIQEKDFGKPIRTFRYAFGILGLIILLRVGYLQLWQADEVSLKQALVIQSDGLKSYTYNPRMLRIRDALPLGNIYDRNGIPLAASDTTAFTNFKKTYKELGFPLSKNELLAPKRHYPFEALTFYLLGDLNNRVKWNAPNGLYAENRYLSTLRGYNNNPVARKITHTLSDGKDTTYTVVKFDYSPLLPFLRGADPKKADKILNTKRDLKLTIDIRLQQKVAEVLRLKTAQMGLQKKNQIVSAVVLDAKKGDLLASVTYPLPNEVFISPSLAQSKTALFDHALYASKPPGSTLKVATAMAAFRRGGDGAANWTVQVDNRNRWWRYYRDDEPSGMVDMEKAIVHSGNVYFASVAADRVGPEGMLQVLDAFGFVVRNSAYEKQQKLDRLYANSLHNLAQAGFGQGEVVGAPINVARMAAAVANEGKSVEPRFFLDENAFVGEPKTVLTLGQAAMLKSMMRKVVTIGTAKSIAGNRSPIAGKTGTAQQTGHLDHAWFVGFVPDGKGSHLVVAVLAEDSGKHGGDVAPIAGSIVDAARSLGLIK; translated from the coding sequence ATGGCAACATTTACCGAGCGTACCGTTACGAATGCGAAGATGCCTTTCCGTCATGAATTGCGGAACCAAGAGGCACAATGGTTGGCCTTTGCAACGTTGGTGATCATCTTTGGGTTTGCGGCATTGTTTTTCACCAAAACCAGTTCTTTTGATGAGATCAAGAACCATGTTGCCGCAAAAAAAATATTGAACCTTAACGCGCTTAACAATCCGACGGACTTGCGCGATGTCATGCGAAGTTTGTACCCAGACACCAAAGACCAAATTTTTGTAGCAAATGCCATTTTCCAACAAGCCCAAAAGGGCGATATTCCAAATGTTGGAACCTTAAACAAACTCAAAGTTCCGGCAAAGGATGTTGAGCAAAAAGGCGGGCAAAGTTTGGTTTCTCGTCTGGAAAACTCATGGAGGCAAATTGGGCTTTCCGCAAAATTGGTATCTCAAGAGCGGAGAAACCCCAAATCCTTTCCCTCGGCGGTACATCATCGCGAAGGCCCCTTTGCTATTTCGGGGCTTGTCCGAGACGAAGCCGGAAATCCGATGTCGGGCACGTTGGTGACGTTAGACTCGGAGACGCGCCGAGACACCGTGCGCACCTCGAATGACGGCCGATTTTCATTCGAGGGCTTAGGTGCAAACCGAGACTATTATGTTTTGGCCATGAAGCCCGATGTCGAGTTCCGCCGCGTGCGCCACCTAACACTACGCGGGAATGAAGAGGCTGATTTTACCGCAAAACCCCATACCATACGTCTTATAGAAGGCCCTGTCTTTTCAAGGCTAAAACCGCAAGTGGTAGTTCGGGTGCCGAGCGACTTTATACAATCCCTTTTCCTTTTTGGCGGCATTTTTATTACGCTTTTTTGGCTGGTGCATCTTCTCTGGCGATTCAAGGAATTTAATGGTGATCCTTACATCTTGCCAGTACTGATGATACTCACAGGTTTGGGCTTGATGATGATGTTTGCCATTCCAGACCCTTTACGCGATTTGCTACGCGGGTGGGACACCGTTTGGGCGATTGGTGGGGGCTTGGTTTTGCTCACAATCCTCTCACTGACGGATGTTCAACATTGGGGCTATGACTTTAGCGAAACGGGCAATAGGAGTTTTTGGTGGCTGGGAGCCGCCGCACTGATGTCTTTGTTGCTCCTCACCATTGGTTTTGGACCGGAAGGCAGTACTGCAAAGGTAAACTTAAAGCTCTTTTTGTTCTTTGGGCCGGAAATTCAGCCTGTCGAGGTGATCAAACTGTTTTTATTAATCTTTTTCGCGGGCTACCTTGCCCGAAAATGGCAGTTTATTCGTCAGTTAGACGCACATTTGCCAAAATGGGTGGAATGGGCTGGGATCCGCTTGCCCAATTTACGTGCCATGTTGCCCATTTTGTTTGGTGTGGCATTTGCACTTGCTTTTTTCTATTTGCAAAAAGACCTTGGCCCGGCATTGGTCATTTGTACCACGTTTTTGGTACTCTACGCTTTTACACGTCATCACTGGGCGGCGTTAGGACTTGGCTTGGTATTGCTCGTTGCTGGATTTTGGGTCATGTATCAACTCAATCCAACGGTGGGTTCCCGAATCGAGATGTGGCTTTCTCCTTGGGACAACGAAGCAGATGGCGGTGATCACCTTGCATATTCTTTCTGGTCTTTGGCCTCCGGCGGATGGCTTGGACAAGGCTTGGGGGATGGATCGCCGGCTGATACCCCTGCGGCGCATACCGACATGATTCTTTCTGCGATTGGGGAAGAGGTGGGCTTTTTTGGCTTGGTGGCCGTGTTTTTGCTATACGCGGTTTATTTCCATCGGGGTCTCGTGATTGCACTCCGGACGGATGCCCGCTTTAGTCTGTTTTTGGCCTTGGGCATTGTGGCCTCCACCATGATTCAGTTGGTTTTGATTGCCGGTGGTGCTTTTGGATTGCTGCCTCTTACGGGCGTGGTTTCACCATTCTTGAGTTATGGAAAGGTTGCAGTAGTCATGCACTTGGTTTTTGCCGGGTTGCTGATGAGTCTCTCCAATCAAAATCCGTCCGCACAGTTTTTGGAAATTCAAGAAAAAGATTTTGGAAAACCAATACGAACATTCAGATACGCCTTCGGGATTTTGGGCCTAATTATACTTTTGAGGGTTGGTTACCTCCAGTTATGGCAGGCGGATGAGGTGTCGCTTAAGCAAGCATTGGTTATCCAGTCCGACGGACTCAAAAGCTATACCTATAACCCTCGTATGTTGCGCATCCGCGATGCCTTGCCTTTAGGCAATATTTATGACCGCAATGGCATCCCATTGGCGGCTTCGGATACGACAGCCTTTACAAACTTTAAGAAGACCTATAAAGAATTGGGATTCCCACTGAGTAAAAATGAATTGCTCGCCCCCAAACGGCACTATCCTTTTGAGGCCCTAACCTTTTATTTATTGGGAGACCTCAACAATCGGGTCAAGTGGAATGCTCCGAATGGACTTTATGCCGAAAACCGCTATTTATCCACCCTGCGCGGCTACAACAACAATCCGGTGGCACGTAAAATAACCCATACGTTATCGGATGGTAAGGATACCACTTATACGGTAGTGAAGTTTGACTATTCGCCGCTTCTACCCTTTTTGCGTGGCGCAGATCCCAAAAAAGCAGACAAGATTCTGAATACAAAACGCGACCTAAAACTTACGATAGACATCCGCCTACAGCAAAAAGTAGCGGAAGTCCTCCGGCTTAAGACCGCCCAAATGGGGCTTCAGAAAAAGAATCAAATTGTTTCGGCAGTGGTTTTAGATGCCAAAAAAGGAGATTTACTGGCTTCAGTTACCTATCCACTACCAAACGAGGTGTTTATTTCCCCCAGTTTGGCACAATCTAAAACCGCCCTCTTCGATCATGCCCTATATGCCTCTAAGCCTCCCGGCTCCACGCTGAAGGTGGCAACCGCAATGGCCGCATTCCGACGCGGCGGGGATGGAGCCGCCAATTGGACGGTTCAGGTGGACAATCGGAACCGATGGTGGCGTTACTATAGGGATGATGAGCCAAGCGGCATGGTGGATATGGAAAAAGCCATCGTACATTCGGGAAATGTCTATTTTGCCAGTGTAGCGGCAGACCGTGTTGGGCCAGAGGGAATGTTACAGGTTCTGGATGCCTTTGGTTTTGTGGTACGAAATAGTGCATACGAAAAGCAACAAAAATTGGATCGCTTATACGCCAATAGCCTTCACAATCTGGCACAGGCTGGGTTTGGACAAGGTGAAGTTGTAGGCGCTCCCATTAATGTAGCACGTATGGCGGCGGCAGTTGCCAATGAGGGGAAATCCGTTGAACCACGGTTCTTCTTGGACGAGAATGCCTTTGTTGGAGAACCCAAAACAGTCCTCACCCTTGGTCAAGCGGCGATGCTGAAAAGTATGATGCGGAAAGTCGTCACCATCGGAACGGCAAAATCCATCGCCGGCAACCGCTCCCCTATTGCGGGAAAAACAGGAACCGCCCAACA
- a CDS encoding M23 family metallopeptidase, with protein MSQNKYYYYDHETMSFVEAAPIQRNNPLHWGAIAVGAATLLIAVGIWAFSSIGGGSAKEYQLKSENEALRTQLGQTEKRVDAVFDKLDELYKKDSELYRVVLQVDPISKDVRDVGVGGSDSYESFDGYSNETGGLLRRMNTTLDKLERQMSLQGSSYRELITIARTKNEDLAHKPIMIPVEGGRFTSGFGYRFHPIARTRRMHEGVDIVVPIGTPVYAPANGTVDFAATKGGYGHTVVLKHGNSGYSTLFAHLSRYIVSQGQTVKRGQLIAYSGNSGSSTGPHLHYEVQSADGQQKFNPMDFIAPSMSPKALKEAIKGAEGESASLDF; from the coding sequence ATGTCTCAAAACAAGTATTATTATTACGACCACGAGACCATGTCTTTCGTGGAAGCAGCTCCCATACAACGCAACAACCCACTCCACTGGGGTGCAATTGCTGTTGGTGCTGCTACTCTCCTTATTGCCGTCGGAATATGGGCCTTTAGTAGTATCGGTGGAGGGTCTGCAAAGGAGTATCAATTAAAGAGCGAAAATGAAGCCCTACGTACACAACTCGGCCAAACAGAGAAACGTGTGGACGCTGTCTTTGACAAGTTAGATGAGTTGTACAAAAAGGACAGTGAACTTTACCGTGTGGTGTTACAGGTTGATCCCATCTCCAAAGATGTACGGGATGTTGGAGTAGGTGGAAGCGACTCATACGAGTCCTTTGACGGATACTCCAATGAAACAGGTGGGCTGTTGCGTCGAATGAACACAACCTTAGACAAATTAGAGCGCCAAATGAGTCTTCAAGGCTCATCCTATCGGGAACTCATCACCATTGCCCGTACCAAAAACGAAGACCTTGCCCACAAACCAATCATGATCCCCGTAGAAGGTGGTCGCTTCACTTCTGGTTTTGGCTATCGCTTCCATCCCATAGCACGTACACGTAGAATGCACGAAGGGGTGGACATTGTTGTCCCAATCGGCACACCTGTTTATGCGCCTGCCAATGGTACGGTTGATTTTGCAGCCACCAAAGGCGGATATGGCCATACCGTAGTTCTAAAACACGGTAACAGTGGTTATTCCACATTGTTTGCCCACCTTTCGCGATATATTGTTTCTCAGGGACAAACGGTAAAACGCGGCCAACTCATCGCCTATTCGGGCAACTCTGGTAGCTCCACAGGCCCGCACCTTCATTATGAAGTACAAAGTGCAGATGGCCAACAAAAATTCAACCCGATGGATTTCATTGCGCCAAGTATGTCGCCCAAAGCCCTCAAAGAAGCCATTAAAGGCGCCGAGGGCGAGTCTGCCTCTTTGGATTTTTAA
- a CDS encoding FHA domain-containing protein, with translation MQDTSRRPSAQEIVDTVADAMKNGVEPFDKEAYLVPIHFEVSLHPTAYKEIAPTFSYLNERIRARLDKELRAMNLRKNKTPLVRFVRRVNRLWGKPEPATIGTPKEVFQRTVAAWYLDILPNYDAETPLGYIGVKANLHREKTDERLNDIGHHQPTRNFPVGAAYPVSSGKTVPVVQAKGGSWSLPQAYITYEDLAGKQQYVIEKSDFAIGRADPSSKRVGLSLQTNGEVSREHVRIRYTPDTDTFYIKDLSRFGTYINHHRLEPGYWQPLESGDEISLAGQIYLVFHR, from the coding sequence ATGCAAGATACTTCCCGACGTCCGAGCGCCCAAGAGATTGTGGATACCGTTGCCGATGCGATGAAAAACGGTGTTGAGCCTTTTGACAAGGAAGCCTATTTGGTGCCAATTCATTTTGAGGTGTCGTTACACCCTACTGCTTACAAAGAAATTGCACCTACTTTTTCCTATTTAAATGAACGAATACGTGCCCGATTGGACAAAGAACTTAGGGCAATGAATCTGAGAAAAAACAAAACACCGCTTGTACGTTTTGTAAGGCGTGTAAACCGTCTTTGGGGCAAACCGGAACCAGCCACCATCGGCACGCCCAAAGAAGTTTTTCAGCGAACGGTTGCTGCATGGTATTTAGACATCCTCCCGAATTACGACGCAGAAACACCCCTCGGCTATATTGGGGTTAAGGCTAATCTTCATCGAGAAAAAACCGATGAGCGTTTGAACGATATTGGCCACCATCAACCCACAAGGAATTTCCCTGTAGGTGCTGCATACCCCGTCTCGTCTGGTAAAACGGTTCCTGTAGTTCAAGCAAAGGGTGGTTCTTGGTCTTTGCCCCAAGCGTATATCACCTATGAAGACCTTGCCGGTAAGCAGCAATATGTCATCGAAAAATCCGACTTCGCAATTGGTCGTGCGGATCCTTCCAGTAAACGGGTTGGCCTCAGCCTCCAAACCAATGGCGAGGTTTCACGAGAACACGTTAGAATCCGATATACACCCGATACGGATACGTTTTATATCAAAGACCTAAGCCGATTTGGGACATACATAAACCATCACCGCTTGGAACCCGGATATTGGCAGCCCCTAGAATCCGGCGATGAAATATCGCTTGCAGGCCAAATATACTTGGTTTTTCACCGATAG